In a genomic window of Rubrobacter calidifluminis:
- a CDS encoding YtxH domain-containing protein, translating into MLDRGRLGTFVLGTVAGILTGVFIAPRSGRELRNALANRAGEVRERSREGYFETRERMRERFASPLPHETGVRGGGDGERRLPDETELYERVRRTQELIRSRLRQEGADRNGRGR; encoded by the coding sequence ATGTTGGACAGAGGGCGGCTCGGGACCTTTGTGCTCGGCACCGTTGCGGGCATCCTCACGGGGGTGTTCATCGCTCCCAGGAGTGGCAGGGAGCTCAGGAACGCCCTTGCCAACCGCGCCGGTGAGGTTCGGGAACGAAGCCGCGAAGGTTATTTCGAGACCCGGGAGAGGATGAGGGAGAGGTTCGCGAGTCCCCTGCCTCACGAGACGGGGGTGAGGGGCGGAGGTGATGGTGAGAGGCGTCTGCCGGACGAGACGGAGCTCTACGAGCGGGTGCGCAGGACGCAGGAACTCATAAGGTCCCGCCTGCGGCAGGAGGGTGCAGACCGCAACGGAAGGGGGCGCTGA